The following coding sequences lie in one Capsicum annuum cultivar UCD-10X-F1 chromosome 5, UCD10Xv1.1, whole genome shotgun sequence genomic window:
- the LOC124898440 gene encoding uncharacterized mitochondrial protein AtMg00810-like — MVSVRSVIAVAAAKDWPLYQMDVNNVYLQGSSQHMIDATKQMLHNRFKVKDSGVLKYFLGIEVMRSNKGIILNQRKYTLELILGVGMSGGRPASTPMEMNTKAQPADLFTKGLGVAQHHSLLSKLGVLDVFRPSA; from the exons ATGGTCTCTGTTAGATCAGTTATTGCAGTTGCAGCAGCCAAGGATTGGCCTttatatcaaatggatgtaaacAATGTATACTTACAAG GTAGTTCACAACACATGATTGATGCAACAAAGCAAATGTTGCATAACAGGTTCAAAGTGAAGGATTCTGGAGTGCTCAAGTACTTCTTGGGTATTGAAGTAATGAGATCCAACAAAGGGATAATTCTGAATCAAAGAAAGTACACATTAGAGTTGATTTTAGGAGTTGGCATGAGTGGTGGTAGACCAGCCTCAACACCAATGGAGATGAAT ACAAAAGCTCAGCCAGCAGACTTGTTCACAAAAGGACTTGGAGTTGCTCAACATCACTCTCTGTTGTCCAAACTAGGAGTGCTAGATGTGTTTCGCCCTTCTGCTTGA
- the LOC107872340 gene encoding UPF0481 protein At3g47200-like: MFAHLDNLSIKSRTIFKVNVGLSESNPDAYTPKMVSIGPYHRKNPQLWQMEKYKVLYLQRFLKRKKELDVESCISELMKLKEEALKCYDDIEDYDNDMKDISFPGSIKKLNDYMSGIADQFLQMLLLDGCFVVEFIRELSGRYPIGEETIINTSVGYIFDQVTRDLMLLENQLPFFILDKLHHMTKQDNELPFAIMAKYCFPINLPKTTHLALLKLYYNANAGNIKHLLHLIHMSWHLVNPNTYPGKKSLCCNPLQIFRSKEEPKDKDNKVMPNATELSGAGVNFTNFGNIYGSYDKEGILYTSLLEDILDTSYFDIKFENGLMKIPCLDIFDSTESNLRNLITFEQQYDVHHKYFSDFTALMDYLIDSEKDVSLLRQKVIIVNEIGEDKEVTRIFNTIGKGVRTSHGFKYKEGYRKILQHCDKPWNRMHASLIHNHFSSPWVGASTVAAIILLILTTIQTILAFTGGVK; the protein is encoded by the coding sequence ATGTTTGCCCATTTAGACAATTTATCTATCAAATCACGTACGATATTCAAAGTAAATGTGGGGCTAAGTGAATCAAATCCAGATGCTTATACGCCAAAGATGGTCTCTATTGGTCCTTACCATAGGAAAAATCCTCAACTTTGGCAAATGGAAAAGTACAAAGTATTGTACCTACAAAGGTTTCTTAAACGGAAAAAGGAGCTTGATGTAGAAAGTTGCATCAGTGAACTAATGAAATTGAAAGAGGAAGCACTAAAGTGTTATGATGATATAGAAGACTATGATAATGACATGAAGGATATTTCGTTTCCTGGCAGTATAAAAAAGCTCAATGATTACATGAGTGGCATTGCTGATCAATTCTTGCAAATGTTGTTGCTTGATGGTTGTTTTGTGGTTGAGTTCATTCGAGAGCTAAGTGGAAGATATCCAATAGGAGAAGAAACAATTATCAATACTAGTGTTGGTTACATATTTGATCAAGTGACTCGAGACTTGATGTTACTAGAAAATCAACTTCCCTTCTTTATCCTCGACAAGCTTCATCACATGACAAAGCAAGATAATGAGTTACCATTTGCAATAATGGCAAAATATTGCTTTCCTATTAACTTGCCAAAAACGACTCATCTAGCACTTCTAAAGCTATATTATAATGCAAATGCAGGAAATATCAAACATTTACTTCATCTAATACACATGTCATGGCATCTTGTGAATCCTAACACATATCCCGGAAAGAAAAGCTTATGCTGCAATCCTTTGCAAATATTTAGGTCGAAAGAAGAGCCGAAAGATAAGGATAACAAGGTCATGCCAAATGCAACAGAGCTTTCCGGAGCTGGAGTTAACTTCACAAATTTCGGAAATATTTATGGCTCGTATGACAAAGAAGGTATTTTGTATACAAGTTTATTAGAGGATATTTTGGATACAAGTTATTTTGATATAAAGTTCGAGAATGGACTGATGAAAATCCCTTGCCTTGATATCTTTGATAGTACCGAGTCCAATCTGAGAAATCTCATTACTTTTGAACAACAATATGATGTACATCATAAATATTTCAGTGATTTTACGGCTCTCATGGATTATCTTATCGACTCAGAAAAAGATGTGAGTTTGCTTCGCCAGAAAGTAATCATTGTTAACGAGATAGGAGAGGACAAAGAAGTCACTAGAATCTTCAATACAATTGGAAAAGGGGTTAGAACTTCACACGGCTTTAAATACAAAGAAGGATAcagaaaaatacttcaacatTGTGATAAACCATGGAACAGAATGCATGCAAGTTTGATCCATAATCACTTTAGTAGTCCTTGGGTAGGAGCTTCGACTGTGGCAGCTATTATACTCCTCATACTCACAACTATACAAACTATTCTAGCATTCACTGGTGGCGTTAAGTAG